One Candidatus Glassbacteria bacterium genomic region harbors:
- a CDS encoding DUF4091 domain-containing protein, whose amino-acid sequence MSRLSVFSLFIMFAAWIITSAGCRDQGGTAQEGTAQLDNSWFVGALPSSIRLDPVSGKIIEDRPDIYQMRPLGNLLERNWVYDGDTVRLHAARGEYVSFQLVIGRAAHDTLKNIFVEMAPFSISGKNLEYDPKLFLEWSVRVRAISSGYDISSYGPGWYPDALIPFEAIQADSRTGRLVYPLTLPDFRNNIDEQRYLLVWVDQFVPFNREKAPPGVYNSVVKVQVDGSIKMLPVVLKVWDFAVPRENRLTGNIQQSGFVRRLDKDRELELYQLFKRHRVIPTDPSYRPQYSVSSSGKLTIDWSDFDARLKKYFTGQAFTANYGYQGPSYGEPIEIFVLPFNCARHEASRGGWPDVGGAENEQKPANRAIYISAIKQVREHVLSMVDADKIRLVVFQNGLDESYFPEAWDRMVYYGKLFKEYFPEAAYRVDGGYSKEAMEVIHEAIDYWCCHSVGYNMDTVEEYRKLGIEDWVYGPILYERRGNSGVGSSTFIDLELTNERVISWACWKYRTLTWCSWGIGSQWSPAWYSPETWKHVIRRQEQDTYFRSYNGNGQVVYAPGVVPSVNVICPSIRLKNMRDGVEEYEYFRLLTSLDGNADRADAVVNKIINRPFGRQSLGNLDVWNHNPEDWDAARIEVGELIEQAAAR is encoded by the coding sequence ATGTCCAGACTATCTGTCTTCAGCTTGTTTATTATGTTCGCAGCATGGATAATCACCTCAGCCGGATGCAGAGATCAGGGCGGTACGGCGCAGGAAGGAACGGCGCAGTTGGACAACTCTTGGTTTGTCGGCGCCCTACCCAGCTCGATTCGTCTGGATCCGGTCAGCGGGAAAATAATCGAGGACCGGCCGGATATTTATCAGATGAGACCCCTGGGCAACCTGCTGGAGCGAAACTGGGTTTATGACGGCGACACGGTCCGGCTGCACGCGGCGCGCGGCGAGTACGTCTCCTTTCAACTCGTTATCGGCCGGGCGGCGCACGACACCCTGAAAAATATTTTTGTCGAAATGGCTCCCTTTTCGATTTCGGGAAAAAATCTCGAATACGATCCGAAACTATTTCTCGAGTGGTCGGTGAGAGTGAGAGCTATTTCCAGCGGCTATGACATCAGTTCCTACGGTCCGGGGTGGTACCCTGATGCTCTTATCCCGTTCGAGGCCATTCAGGCGGACAGTCGCACCGGGAGACTCGTTTATCCACTCACCCTGCCCGATTTCCGCAACAATATCGACGAGCAGCGCTACCTGCTGGTCTGGGTCGACCAGTTCGTGCCGTTCAACAGAGAGAAAGCTCCTCCCGGAGTCTACAACAGTGTTGTCAAGGTGCAGGTAGATGGAAGCATTAAAATGCTTCCCGTCGTGCTTAAAGTCTGGGACTTTGCCGTGCCGCGGGAAAACAGGCTGACCGGCAACATCCAGCAGAGTGGTTTTGTCCGCCGGCTGGATAAGGATCGGGAGTTGGAGTTGTACCAGTTGTTCAAGCGTCACCGGGTCATTCCTACCGATCCCAGCTATCGGCCGCAGTACAGTGTCTCGAGCTCCGGCAAGCTGACGATCGACTGGTCCGATTTCGATGCGAGGCTGAAGAAGTACTTTACCGGCCAGGCTTTTACCGCAAATTACGGTTATCAGGGGCCGAGTTATGGTGAGCCGATCGAGATTTTCGTGCTCCCCTTCAATTGTGCCAGGCACGAGGCAAGCCGGGGCGGCTGGCCCGATGTGGGTGGTGCCGAAAATGAGCAAAAGCCGGCAAACCGGGCTATCTATATCTCTGCAATCAAGCAGGTGCGTGAGCACGTGCTCTCGATGGTGGACGCCGACAAGATACGGCTGGTGGTCTTCCAGAATGGCCTCGACGAGTCCTATTTCCCGGAAGCCTGGGACCGCATGGTCTACTACGGCAAGCTGTTCAAGGAATATTTCCCCGAAGCCGCCTACAGGGTGGACGGCGGCTACAGCAAAGAGGCAATGGAGGTTATCCACGAAGCCATCGACTACTGGTGCTGCCATTCAGTAGGCTACAACATGGATACCGTCGAGGAATACCGCAAATTAGGGATCGAGGACTGGGTCTACGGTCCGATACTTTACGAGCGCCGGGGGAACAGCGGGGTCGGAAGCTCTACGTTTATCGACCTCGAGCTGACTAACGAGCGGGTGATAAGCTGGGCCTGCTGGAAATACCGCACCCTGACCTGGTGCAGCTGGGGCATCGGCAGCCAGTGGTCTCCGGCCTGGTACAGCCCGGAGACCTGGAAGCATGTTATCCGCCGCCAGGAGCAGGACACCTATTTCCGCAGTTACAACGGTAACGGCCAGGTGGTATACGCCCCCGGGGTGGTGCCTTCGGTGAACGTTATCTGCCCGAGCATAAGACTCAAAAACATGCGCGACGGTGTAGAGGAATATGAATATTTCCGCCTTCTCACCAGTCTGGACGGCAATGCAGACAGAGCGGACGCCGTGGTGAATAAAATCATCAACCGCCCGTTCGGCAGGCAGAGTCTCGGCAATCTGGACGTCTGGAATCACAATCCTGAAGACTGGGACGCCGCGCGCATCGAGGTCGGGGAACTGATCGAACAGGCGGCAGCCAGATAG
- a CDS encoding formylglycine-generating enzyme family protein, with translation MQYPKKGHFLEAGACGIFSAWGSPQFFRACKRRSLKHLCLFFSCTIVTSTDCSFTGGKMNHKRFIIQFAVIISGLISAQRAFAKSADYSDMVLVPAGKFTYHVEYSAGTRDGKALDSLITDERGRRYSMTKELNLPAFYIDRTEATNEQFKQFLEATGYRPKWPNCFLKHWRDGTYPKGEGNHPVVWISLEEAKAYAQWAGKRLPTEEEWQKAAQGTDGRLWPWGNNYDPAKANMDSDSTRPVGSYPEGASPYGCLDMAGNAWEWTDTFQSDGYHHYSWIRGGGYFNANESPWYFRGGPITTYQRTKLWLMSPALNRCATVGFRCVKDAD, from the coding sequence ATGCAGTATCCAAAAAAAGGACACTTCTTGGAGGCCGGGGCCTGCGGGATTTTCTCTGCGTGGGGGTCTCCCCAGTTTTTTAGAGCTTGTAAACGGAGGTCCCTCAAACACCTGTGTTTATTTTTTTCTTGTACCATAGTAACTTCTACCGACTGCTCTTTCACAGGAGGGAAGATGAATCATAAACGTTTTATCATCCAATTTGCGGTGATTATATCTGGATTGATTTCTGCCCAAAGAGCATTTGCCAAATCTGCCGATTACTCCGACATGGTGCTGGTGCCTGCCGGGAAATTTACTTACCACGTGGAATACAGTGCAGGCACGCGGGATGGCAAAGCTCTCGACTCACTGATCACAGACGAGCGCGGCCGCCGCTACAGTATGACAAAGGAACTCAATCTTCCCGCCTTTTATATCGACAGGACAGAAGCAACCAATGAACAGTTCAAGCAATTTCTCGAGGCCACCGGATACAGGCCCAAATGGCCCAATTGTTTCCTCAAGCACTGGCGCGATGGCACCTATCCGAAAGGCGAAGGAAATCATCCGGTGGTCTGGATCTCATTGGAGGAAGCAAAGGCATATGCCCAATGGGCCGGTAAGCGGCTCCCCACAGAGGAAGAATGGCAAAAGGCGGCGCAGGGTACTGATGGAAGATTATGGCCCTGGGGAAATAACTATGATCCGGCTAAAGCGAACATGGATTCCGACAGCACCAGGCCTGTCGGCAGCTACCCAGAAGGAGCCAGCCCGTACGGCTGCCTGGACATGGCCGGCAATGCATGGGAATGGACAGATACTTTTCAGTCGGACGGCTACCATCATTATTCATGGATTCGGGGTGGCGGATATTTCAATGCGAACGAGAGTCCGTGGTATTTCCGGGGAGGGCCCATCACGACTTACCAGCGGACCAAGTTATGGCTTATGTCTCCTGCGTTGAACAGGTGCGCTACCGTTGGTTTCAGGTGCGTGAAAGATGCTGATTAA
- a CDS encoding DUF4832 domain-containing protein: MEPISYQKSSCKVLLIILSFAAFHVACQPSGQKQGTQTQTMDYHGIRPADPDGRNGLRNPERGFRNQTVFADPPGTPAWGPNPAFHLKGRVSPGYSDDWWILDAQRYEKHGLTMVQTYCYLDRFNDRPLSAEKLMLLQKSLDKLREHGLKAVLRFAYEKDMKRAGGPTLETILGHLEQLAPVIRENADIIYLLQAGLVGAWGEWHSSTHGLEKDHAKLAAIAAKILEVLPESRMTQVRVPKYKRWVLSQPALNAYQEVNSRTAHTGTPAARIGFHNDGFLAGNNDGWTWTEGPFHANPGNPEFDYMTRESPYLAVSGELFWGDDTIDGLRAATRLRLHHYSVLSLAHNFSERHPEGKPGAIDRWMQVPLTLDEVRKARLPVSDGYFEDGSGITVPRTQFEYIRDHLGYRLELQSASFPLTVKPGSVLTVKVSLINRGFSTLHNPRPLFFVLIDDNDKVIEFRVEDTDPRAWQPFQPGDETYQPLVQKIEDQLSVPTDLELGRYRLGLWMPDASQSIRMDSRYAVRVANRDVPWWTNAEGGCGVNILGEIQVEQ, from the coding sequence ATGGAACCCATAAGTTATCAAAAAAGTTCTTGTAAAGTTTTGCTGATCATCCTGAGCTTTGCGGCCTTTCATGTCGCCTGCCAGCCTTCAGGACAGAAACAGGGCACGCAAACTCAAACTATGGATTATCACGGCATCCGGCCGGCCGATCCTGACGGCAGAAATGGATTGCGCAACCCGGAGCGGGGTTTCCGCAACCAGACAGTGTTTGCCGACCCTCCGGGCACGCCCGCCTGGGGACCGAACCCGGCTTTCCACCTCAAAGGCAGGGTCTCTCCCGGCTACAGCGACGACTGGTGGATTCTGGACGCTCAGCGCTACGAGAAGCACGGTCTCACGATGGTTCAGACCTATTGCTACCTGGACAGATTTAATGACCGGCCGCTCTCTGCTGAAAAGCTCATGCTTTTGCAAAAGAGCCTGGACAAATTGCGCGAGCATGGTTTAAAAGCCGTGCTGCGTTTCGCCTACGAAAAAGACATGAAGCGAGCCGGTGGGCCAACGCTGGAAACCATTCTCGGTCATCTCGAACAACTCGCGCCCGTTATACGGGAAAATGCCGATATCATCTATCTCTTGCAGGCCGGATTAGTCGGCGCCTGGGGTGAGTGGCACAGCTCGACACACGGCCTGGAGAAAGATCACGCGAAACTGGCAGCCATAGCTGCAAAAATTCTCGAAGTGCTGCCTGAGAGCCGCATGACTCAGGTGCGGGTTCCTAAATACAAACGCTGGGTACTCAGTCAGCCGGCTCTGAATGCGTATCAGGAGGTGAACTCCCGAACTGCCCACACCGGGACCCCGGCTGCACGCATCGGCTTTCATAACGATGGTTTTCTGGCAGGCAACAACGACGGCTGGACGTGGACCGAAGGCCCTTTCCATGCGAACCCCGGTAACCCGGAGTTCGATTACATGACCAGGGAAAGCCCTTATCTCGCGGTAAGCGGCGAACTGTTCTGGGGCGACGACACGATCGATGGGCTGCGTGCGGCGACCAGGTTGCGTCTACATCACTATAGCGTTCTCAGCCTGGCTCACAACTTTTCCGAACGCCATCCTGAAGGAAAACCCGGTGCAATTGACCGCTGGATGCAAGTGCCATTGACTCTTGATGAGGTGCGCAAAGCCAGGTTGCCTGTCTCAGACGGTTACTTCGAAGATGGCTCCGGAATAACAGTGCCCCGCACTCAGTTTGAATACATCCGCGACCACCTCGGCTACCGCCTCGAGCTGCAGTCGGCTTCATTCCCGCTGACTGTGAAGCCGGGAAGCGTATTAACTGTTAAGGTCAGTCTGATTAACCGCGGTTTTTCGACATTGCATAACCCCCGCCCGCTCTTCTTTGTGCTTATCGATGATAACGATAAGGTGATTGAATTCAGGGTCGAGGATACCGACCCGCGAGCATGGCAGCCGTTCCAGCCGGGTGATGAAACATACCAGCCATTGGTTCAAAAGATCGAAGATCAGCTAAGTGTGCCGACGGATCTCGAGCTCGGTCGATACAGACTTGGATTATGGATGCCTGACGCTTCCCAAAGCATCCGGATGGATTCACGCTATGCTGTGCGCGTGGCAAACCGCGATGTGCCCTGGTGGACAAATGCTGAGGGAGGTTGTGGAGTGAACATTCTGGGCGAGATCCAGGTGGAGCAATAA
- a CDS encoding alpha/beta fold hydrolase, translating into MSHMQLATIAVFLASCFPFSLAATSDGSPIEPAVEDTEFEHLREYYNYDPELPLDPVTYGEWPWRGPYTLYKVSYRSVREQRVPAYLAIPKGNEGEVVPAVLLLHGWNLFWGKNEDWVQEWISILTAQGYAVLAPDHFLYGERKVEGAGFDRMGERGPYYFREWMCQSVADLRRGIDYLHTRPEIDPERIAILGGSLGGWIGSILSAVEPRIKTTVLTVPGTEFVNKQTPPARVLNASNFFPRISSPLLLVLAKRDDEYRNARAKALFDSVPTRKKLVEYDEGHYLPPQEYNSDILQWLEENL; encoded by the coding sequence ATGAGTCATATGCAACTTGCGACCATCGCCGTTTTCCTGGCTTCATGCTTTCCCTTTTCGCTTGCGGCCACCTCTGACGGCTCGCCGATTGAGCCGGCAGTAGAGGACACCGAGTTTGAACACCTCCGGGAATATTACAACTACGACCCGGAGTTGCCCCTTGATCCGGTAACCTACGGGGAATGGCCCTGGCGTGGTCCCTATACTCTTTACAAAGTCTCCTACCGCAGTGTGCGCGAACAGCGGGTACCGGCCTATTTAGCAATACCCAAAGGAAACGAAGGCGAAGTAGTGCCTGCGGTTCTGCTCCTGCACGGCTGGAACCTGTTCTGGGGCAAGAACGAGGATTGGGTGCAGGAATGGATCTCGATTCTAACTGCCCAGGGTTATGCGGTTCTGGCGCCGGATCATTTCCTTTATGGCGAACGTAAAGTGGAGGGCGCAGGATTTGACCGGATGGGCGAGCGCGGCCCCTATTATTTCCGGGAATGGATGTGCCAGAGTGTAGCTGATCTGAGGCGCGGTATCGATTACCTGCACACGCGCCCCGAGATCGATCCGGAAAGGATCGCCATTCTCGGCGGTAGCCTCGGCGGCTGGATCGGCTCGATCCTGAGCGCGGTGGAACCGAGGATCAAAACCACTGTACTCACCGTACCGGGCACGGAGTTTGTCAACAAGCAGACACCTCCGGCTCGAGTGCTAAACGCGAGCAATTTTTTCCCGCGTATCTCTTCTCCCCTGCTGCTGGTACTTGCCAAACGGGACGATGAGTACCGCAACGCCCGGGCCAAGGCGCTTTTCGACTCTGTACCGACACGAAAAAAACTTGTTGAATATGACGAGGGGCACTACCTCCCGCCGCAGGAATACAACAGCGACATCCTGCAATGGCTGGAGGAAAATCTGTGA